GCATACAGAAAATGGTCCACCTGATGGGATCTGCACATTTCAAGAATATGATGGAATCCAACCAAATTGGATTGGATATAAACATCCGGATTTTCAATACTATATCTGACCCCGACTTGTGCAGCAAGATGAATGACTATATCTATTTTATTCTCCGTAAACAGTTGTTGAAGGTGCATCTTATCTGTTAAATCGGCTTTATTAAAAATAAAATTTTTGTATTGCATTAATATGTTTAACCGACTGTATTTAAGATTAACATCATAATAATCGTTAAGATTATCAACCCCAATCACATGACAGCCAAGTTCAAGCAGTTCTTTGGTTAGGTGCATACCGATAAAACCTGCTGCACCTGTTACCAAATAAATTTTTTCTTTGTTAATGGGTTTAAGCTTCATTTTATACACCTACACCATAGTATTTAAAACCTCGTTCATTAAGTTGTTTATTATTATAAATATTTCTTAAATCAAAGAAGTACTTGCCACCGTTAAGCCTTTGCAACTCATTAAAATCCAGGCTTCTAAATTCATTCCATTCAGTCAGGATTATTATCGCAGCTGTATTTTCTATGGCTTCATAGGCGGATTTACACCAAATTATTTTTTCTTTTATAAATTCAAAACGCCGTGTTCCCTCATTTTCTCCTGCCGGATCATATATCTTAAACTTTGCCCCTTCCTTTGCAAGCTCAGGCAGAATAACAAGTGATGGAGCATTTCTTAAATCATCTGTATTAGGTTTGAAGGTTACACCAAGAATAGCGAGAGTTTTACCTTCAACACTACCCATTGCATTAAGAATCTTATTTACCATTTTGAGTTTTTGTCTTTCATTTGCTTCTATGGTTGTTTCAATAAGTGAAATCATTTCACCATGATCTTTAGCAATTTTCGTAAGTGCAATTGTATCTTTTGGGAAACAACTGCCTCCATACCCTGGTCCTGCATGTAAGAATTTTGGTGAAATACGTCCATCCTGTCCCATAGCTCTTGCCACTTTTTGAACATCAGCCCCAACTTTTTCACAGACATTGGCAATTTCATTAATAAATGTTATCTTCATTGCAAGATAAGCATTTGCCGCATACTTAATCATTTCAGCAGTTTCAATGTTTGTTTCAACAAAGGGAGTTTCATTAATGTACAGAACTCTGTATACTTCTTTCATTATTTCAAGAGCTCTTTCACTTTCTGTCCCCAGTACTATTCGATCCGGATGAGTAAAATCACGGACAGCGGATCCTTCTCTTAAAAATTCCGGGTTAGAAACTACATCAAAAGGGTAATCTACATTTCTTTCATTTAATATTTCTTGAACCATTGACTTCACTTTTTGTCCAGTTCCCACTGGGACAGTTGACTTATTAACAACAACCTTATAGCCATTCATATGAGTTCCAATGTTTTTGGCTACATCCAAGACATATTGAAGTTCCGCACTTCCATCTTCTGCAGATGGAGTACCAACAGCGATGAAAATAACATCACTATTTTCTACAGCATCTTTGATATCCGTAGTAAAATTCAGGCGCCGGTAATAAAAATTCATTTGAACAATGGTTTCAAGTCCCGGCTCATAAATTGGAATGATTCCCTCGTTAAGCATGTTAATTTTTATCTCGTCAACATCAACACATGTTACGGTATGGCCAAAATCTGAAAGCATTGCTCCAGATACCAGACCTACATATCCTGTTCCCACAACAGCAATTTTTGTCATACCTATTCTCCTCCGTTAAATACCAACAAACTCCAGACAATGCTTATCGGGAAGCCAACAATTGTTTTTTTTCATTCGTAATATCGTAAATCCCCATTGCAGACAACATTTGTTTATTTACATGTTTAACATCAAACTTTTCCTTGCAATATTTAATGCTGTTTTCGCCCATTCTACTAATTTCTCCAGGATTTTGAATAAGATATTCCATATTATTTATTAAATCATCTGTATCCTTTGGTCTAGTCAACAAACCATTATACCCATGCTTTACCGTTTCTCTGCATCCAATAGAGTCGGTGGTAATAATAGCTCTTCCCATAGCCATCGCTTCTTGGATAGATCGGGGTACGCCTTCTCTGTAATAAGATGGAAGGACAAATATAGAAGCTTGAGAAATATACGGTCTAACATCATTTACATGACCGAGATATTTTACACATCCGTCACTTAATAGTTCATTTAATTCCTGTTCATTAATGGAGTTTGGATTTAAATCAATTGGTCCTAATAGTAAAAATTCCACATGATTATATTTTTGTTTTACATGATTTGCAGCATTTATATACTCAAACACTCCTTTATCTTTTAAAAGTCTAGCTGCCATGATAAAAACTGGTTTTGCAGGAAGTTTAACTGGTGTATATTTATTTAAATCAACTCCAGAAGAATTGACCCTTACACATTTATCCTCTGGTATGATTCGATTTTCAATAAGTTCTTGACGATCGTCTGGGTTTTGAACGAATACCAAGTTATTGTGCTTACAAGCATGTTTCAAAAGCCAAATGATTATTTTTTGCAAGAGTTTATCTTTTAAACTAGGATTGTCAATTTTACTGAATGTATAACCTAGACCTGGGAAAAGAGAATAAATACATTTTACATTACTCTTATTACCTGCCATAGAACCATAGATAACCGGCTTCATATGATAGCTAAAAATTATGTCTGGATTTTCCTTTTTAATAACTTTTAAAAGGTTAATATAATATTTCAGATCATTAAAAGGGTTTTTACTTGTCCGATGAAATGATATTTGGCAAAATTTCACCCCAATTTTTTCAAACTCTTCCAGAAAAATATTTTCAGGAGCTACAGCCACCACTTCATTTCCCTGATTTATGATTTCAATCATTAATTCACTTCTGAAATCAATTAGTGACTTTGTGTCTGAGGAAATAACAAGTACTTTCATTTTCCCCCCTCATTTCATGCTTTTTTAATGATTATTTTAAAATTAAAACAGGATAAGCCGCTTGCTTATCCTGTTTAATAATTTGAAAAATTTGGCTTTAGCTCTTCATCTTTTGTAAGCATTGACTTCTACTCTATTTCAGCCGATTCTGGTTACCCTTGACAACTAAAAAACACCTAATCTTTTCCGTTTAATTGGAATCGGCTTTTCAATATAAGGGTGTTGACCTCTTATGAGGAGCTCAGCATTCTCCCTGAAATAAAAGGTACGATCAATTCCAAATTTCTTTGTGATCATTTCATAAGCATCATGCAGGCAGAATCCTCTTGTCCCAATATTATGGGCATCTGTTGCTACAAAATGTGCCAAATTATGTTTGATGATTTTTTCAGAAAAGGATTTAACCTTTTTCCCAAAATGGCCGATAATGCTTCCTGAAGTTAGCTGCGTCAATGCCCCTTCTTGGACTAATGTAAATAGAAGATTATTATTCTCTAAAAAACTCCAGTTTCTCTCAGGATGAGCAATAATCGGTGTAATTCCTTTCAACAACAGCTCATAAACAACTTCCTGGGTATATGCTGGAACTTCACAAGAAGGAAGTTCTAATAATAAGTATTTACCCTTATCATCAAGAGTCAGTAATTCGTTATTTTTAAGTGAAATAAATATTTCCCGGTGGATCATTAATTCTTGGCCTGGATGGACGGTAAGTGGAATATTCTCCAGTTGTAAACGCTTATTGCATTCTAGTACCCCTTCCAAAATACTGCTCTTTGAATTGTCATAAAAGCCGTTTCGATGATGTGGTGTCGCGAATAGATGGGTTATTCCAGCGTCAACAGCTGTTTTGGCCATCACTATACAGTCATGAATTTGTTTAGGACCGTCATCAAATGAAGGAAGAATATGACAATGTATATCGATCATTCATACTGGACCCCCTAAAAACGAGAGATAAAAGAATGAAGTCCTTTTAACCTAGAGAGATTCTATTTATTTACTTCACCCCCCTCTTGATAAGTGCTCCGTTAGATGAGTAATTCTTTAACCATAATAGTCGGAGCTATAGAAATCACCTTTCGCCTTCACACCATTTACTACAACACCAAGTATTTGGGAATTTGCCTGCTCTAGTAACTCCTTCGCTTTCATTGCCTTTTCTTTTTTAGTTTTTCCACTGGCTATGACCAGAATGACTCCATTGCATTTACTCGCCATAATCTGTGACTCTGTAACCAGAAGTATTGGAGGAGTATCAAAAATAATATAATCATATAGAATTTTTAGTTCATCCATGATGATCTCCATAGATTTTGAATTTAATAGTTCAGATGGGTTAGGAGGTATACTGCCGCTTGATAAAATATCTAAATTAGGGATATGTGTCTTTGATATTGCTTCAACTAAGGCTATATCCTTTGTCAAAACAGTTGTTAATCCATCAATATTACTAACGTTAAATGTATAATGAATGGATGGCTTCCTTAAATCTCCATCAACAAGCAGCACCTGTTTTCCTTGCTGTGCCAGTACTATGGCCAAATTGGCAGATGTTGTAGACTTCCCGTCCGAGGGCTCTGGGGATGTAATTGCTATTGTTTTTATTTCTTTATCCACTGAGGCAAAATGTAAATTATTTCTTATCAGCCGATACTGTTCCGTAATGGGCGATTTCAAATTATGATATGAAATTAATTTAACTTTTTTATTGACTTTTTTTTTCAACCAACTGGCCAATAGTTTCACTCCCCAATTTTTGGGATACTGATTTTTCCATCCCTTTTATATCATTTTTTGATATTTCTTTAATAGACCCAAGAACAGGAAGACCCAGATATACGGCAACATCTTTGTCATCTCTCAGTGTATTGTCCAGTAAATCCAACACGAGTGAAAAAGCAATTCCAGCCAGCAAGCCTGCTGCAGTTGAGATAGCAATATTTAATAATGCATTAGGTTTAACGGGTACAGGTTTCTCATTTAATTCCGCTTTTGCGAGAATACTCACGTTATTGACGTTCATAATATTTGGGATTTCTTTTTGAAAGATTTCAGAAACTGCATTGGCAATTTTTACTGCCTCGGCCGCCTCGCGGTCTTCAACAACTAAAGTAAAAACTTGTGAGTTCTCTTGACTTTTAATTATAAGATTTTCATTAAGCTCCGCCACACTTTGTTTGAGATTCAGCGTATCGATAACTTTTTCCAATATCGCTGGACTTTTTATGATTACACTGTACGTATTAATCAAATCAACATTGCCTTGTAAAAGTCTGATATCAATTGGAGCGTCAGAACTGTTCTGATTCACAAGAATTTGTGTAGATGCCTCATATACAGGTTTCAAAATATAAAAAGAAACAATCATCCCAATTAAACCTGCCAACAAAGTTGTTAGTAAAATTAAATTCCATCGCTTTTTAAGCGTCTTTACTATATCCATTAAACTAAAAGTGCCCTCCATGTTTTCCTCCATTTATAAGTTCCAAAAATAGCTGGAAATAATATTTTTAATAGAATAAACGATTAATAAGTTTTTTTAATTCTCCTTTTTAAACAGATAATCACTCTCATTTGATCCTCCAATGTCATGCTTGAACCGGATGGCAAGCAAATCCCTGTTTTAAAAAGTTTTTCTGAAACACTCTCATTTTTGTTATGTGAATAGTACTTGCAATTCCTAAAAATCGGCTGCATATGAAGAGGCTTCCAAACATTTCTTGCTTCTATATTCTCCGCCTCTAAGCAGTCAAGTAAGTCTCTAATAGAAACATCGGTTTTACCTATATCAATTGTTAAAGCAGTCAGCCAATGAGTCGAAAATGTGCCAGCTAATTCCGGCATAAAAGAAACTCCAGGCAGGTGCGCTAATTCCTGCTGATAGGTCTTAAAAATAGCCCTTCTTGCATGGATTCTTTCTTTCAATAGTCTTAACTGAGTTCTACCGATTCCAGCCAAAATATTGCTCATTCGGTAGTTATAACCGATTTCACTATGCTGATAATATGGGGCAGGGTCCTTTGCCTGATTCGATAAAAATCGAGCTTTGCTTATTGCCTCAGAATTATTGGAAATAAGCATGCCGCCGCCAGAAGTTGTAATAATTTTATTGCCATTAAATGAAAAGATTCCAAACTCTCCAAATGTCCCGCTTGCTTTTTCTTTATATTTAGCTCCGAGAGATTCTGCCGCATCTTCAATGATAGGGACACTGTATTTATGACAAATGGAAACAAGCTCATCTATTCTCGCGGATTGTCCATAAAGATTAACGATAATGACAGCTTTTGGCAGTTTACCGCTAGAAACAGCAGCTATAAATGCTTCCTCTAACGCTAAGGGGGACATATTCCAAGTATCCGGTTCTGAATCAATGAATACGGGCACTGCTCCCTGATACAAGATAGGATTAGCAGACCCAACAAAGGTTAGACTTGAGCAAAATACAGTATCTCCTCGTCGAACA
The DNA window shown above is from Neobacillus sp. WH10 and carries:
- a CDS encoding CpsB/CapC family capsule biosynthesis tyrosine phosphatase; its protein translation is MIDIHCHILPSFDDGPKQIHDCIVMAKTAVDAGITHLFATPHHRNGFYDNSKSSILEGVLECNKRLQLENIPLTVHPGQELMIHREIFISLKNNELLTLDDKGKYLLLELPSCEVPAYTQEVVYELLLKGITPIIAHPERNWSFLENNNLLFTLVQEGALTQLTSGSIIGHFGKKVKSFSEKIIKHNLAHFVATDAHNIGTRGFCLHDAYEMITKKFGIDRTFYFRENAELLIRGQHPYIEKPIPIKRKRLGVF
- a CDS encoding aminotransferase class I/II-fold pyridoxal phosphate-dependent enzyme, encoding MLQTTKKSRVLLSPPHMSGEEMNYIQEAFESNWIAQLGPNVEAFEKEIASYIGVNDAIAVSSGTAAIHLALSLLDVRRGDTVFCSSLTFVGSANPILYQGAVPVFIDSEPDTWNMSPLALEEAFIAAVSSGKLPKAVIIVNLYGQSARIDELVSICHKYSVPIIEDAAESLGAKYKEKASGTFGEFGIFSFNGNKIITTSGGGMLISNNSEAISKARFLSNQAKDPAPYYQHSEIGYNYRMSNILAGIGRTQLRLLKERIHARRAIFKTYQQELAHLPGVSFMPELAGTFSTHWLTALTIDIGKTDVSIRDLLDCLEAENIEARNVWKPLHMQPIFRNCKYYSHNKNESVSEKLFKTGICLPSGSSMTLEDQMRVIICLKRRIKKTY
- a CDS encoding glycosyltransferase family 4 protein → MKVLVISSDTKSLIDFRSELMIEIINQGNEVVAVAPENIFLEEFEKIGVKFCQISFHRTSKNPFNDLKYYINLLKVIKKENPDIIFSYHMKPVIYGSMAGNKSNVKCIYSLFPGLGYTFSKIDNPSLKDKLLQKIIIWLLKHACKHNNLVFVQNPDDRQELIENRIIPEDKCVRVNSSGVDLNKYTPVKLPAKPVFIMAARLLKDKGVFEYINAANHVKQKYNHVEFLLLGPIDLNPNSINEQELNELLSDGCVKYLGHVNDVRPYISQASIFVLPSYYREGVPRSIQEAMAMGRAIITTDSIGCRETVKHGYNGLLTRPKDTDDLINNMEYLIQNPGEISRMGENSIKYCKEKFDVKHVNKQMLSAMGIYDITNEKKQLLASR
- a CDS encoding UDP-glucose/GDP-mannose dehydrogenase family protein, which translates into the protein MTKIAVVGTGYVGLVSGAMLSDFGHTVTCVDVDEIKINMLNEGIIPIYEPGLETIVQMNFYYRRLNFTTDIKDAVENSDVIFIAVGTPSAEDGSAELQYVLDVAKNIGTHMNGYKVVVNKSTVPVGTGQKVKSMVQEILNERNVDYPFDVVSNPEFLREGSAVRDFTHPDRIVLGTESERALEIMKEVYRVLYINETPFVETNIETAEMIKYAANAYLAMKITFINEIANVCEKVGADVQKVARAMGQDGRISPKFLHAGPGYGGSCFPKDTIALTKIAKDHGEMISLIETTIEANERQKLKMVNKILNAMGSVEGKTLAILGVTFKPNTDDLRNAPSLVILPELAKEGAKFKIYDPAGENEGTRRFEFIKEKIIWCKSAYEAIENTAAIIILTEWNEFRSLDFNELQRLNGGKYFFDLRNIYNNKQLNERGFKYYGVGV
- a CDS encoding Wzz/FepE/Etk N-terminal domain-containing protein, with the translated sequence MDIVKTLKKRWNLILLTTLLAGLIGMIVSFYILKPVYEASTQILVNQNSSDAPIDIRLLQGNVDLINTYSVIIKSPAILEKVIDTLNLKQSVAELNENLIIKSQENSQVFTLVVEDREAAEAVKIANAVSEIFQKEIPNIMNVNNVSILAKAELNEKPVPVKPNALLNIAISTAAGLLAGIAFSLVLDLLDNTLRDDKDVAVYLGLPVLGSIKEISKNDIKGMEKSVSQKLGSETIGQLVEKKSQ
- a CDS encoding CpsD/CapB family tyrosine-protein kinase; amino-acid sequence: MASWLKKKVNKKVKLISYHNLKSPITEQYRLIRNNLHFASVDKEIKTIAITSPEPSDGKSTTSANLAIVLAQQGKQVLLVDGDLRKPSIHYTFNVSNIDGLTTVLTKDIALVEAISKTHIPNLDILSSGSIPPNPSELLNSKSMEIIMDELKILYDYIIFDTPPILLVTESQIMASKCNGVILVIASGKTKKEKAMKAKELLEQANSQILGVVVNGVKAKGDFYSSDYYG